A window of Fictibacillus halophilus contains these coding sequences:
- a CDS encoding ABC transporter ATP-binding protein produces MIEAQQLNKHFKIYETKKGFIGSFTSLLSTKHHIVKAVDDISFSVKEGEFVGYIGPNGAGKSTTIKMLSGILHPTSGEIKVGGLSPQKKRKEVAKKIGIVFGQRTQLWWDLPLRDSFDILKEMYKVPDEKYRQFLKLYDDMLQIGKFMDTPVRKLSLGQRMRGDLAAAMIHDPDILFLDEPTIGLDVNAKTSIRAFLKELNQNEKKTILLTTHDMDDIELLCSRVIVINHGKIVLDGTLEDLRKNIGLPSVMEVQYRVKPNTTEIQLEGIERMTWEDEKLVIDYDRSLLSSPLLLQNVTQWGEPIDIQMKEPDIEQVIQKIY; encoded by the coding sequence ATGATTGAAGCTCAACAATTAAATAAACATTTTAAAATCTATGAAACAAAGAAAGGCTTTATCGGTTCGTTTACTTCTCTCCTTTCTACAAAACATCATATTGTAAAGGCTGTAGATGATATTTCTTTTTCTGTTAAAGAAGGAGAATTTGTAGGTTACATCGGACCGAACGGAGCAGGAAAATCCACTACGATCAAAATGTTATCCGGAATTCTTCATCCGACTAGCGGTGAGATCAAAGTCGGAGGGTTGAGCCCACAGAAAAAAAGAAAAGAAGTAGCCAAAAAGATTGGCATTGTATTTGGACAACGTACACAGCTTTGGTGGGACCTTCCTTTACGTGATTCATTTGATATTTTAAAAGAAATGTATAAAGTACCTGATGAGAAGTACCGTCAGTTTTTGAAGTTATATGATGATATGCTTCAGATTGGTAAGTTTATGGATACCCCTGTCAGAAAGCTTTCTCTAGGGCAACGTATGCGCGGAGACCTCGCTGCAGCCATGATTCATGATCCTGACATCCTTTTTTTAGATGAACCTACGATCGGATTAGATGTGAATGCCAAAACAAGTATTCGCGCCTTCTTAAAGGAACTTAACCAAAATGAGAAGAAGACCATCCTGTTAACCACACACGATATGGATGATATAGAATTGTTGTGTAGCCGTGTGATTGTGATCAATCACGGAAAGATTGTTTTAGATGGTACTTTGGAAGATTTGCGTAAAAATATTGGCTTGCCAAGTGTCATGGAGGTTCAGTATCGCGTAAAACCAAACACCACTGAAATTCAATTAGAAGGAATTGAAAGAATGACATGGGAAGACGAGAAGTTAGTAATTGATTATGACCGCTCTTTGCTTTCTTCACCCCTCTTACTTCAAAACGTAACACAATGGGGCGAACCCATCGATATTCAAATGAAAGAACCTGATATTGAGCAAGTTATTCAGAAGATATACTAA